From the Vibrio alginolyticus NBRC 15630 = ATCC 17749 genome, one window contains:
- a CDS encoding aspartate kinase: MTFTVEKIGGTSMTAFDAVLDNIILRPKTPYNRIFVVSAYGGMTDALLECKKTSKPGVYQLIAKRDDKWEEALAYVESRMLLTNENIFADPMNRIRADKFIRSRIAEAKNCIANILETCQYGQFSLRQYLPQIREFLSSIGEAHSAYNTALKLKNMGINAKFVDLSGWDNQAPRSLDESISDAFADIDVSKELPIVTGYAYCKEGLMHTYDRGYSEMTFSRIAAITKADLAVIHKEYHLSSADPRVVGPEKVLPIGSTNYDVADQLANLGMEAIHPNAAAGLRESGIELQIKNTFEPEHEGTLISSSYRPEEDKVEIIAGKEKVFALHLFDQAMVGKADNVSYELMEIISDARVSLVGKEMNANSITYYLGGSTDSLNKVLYKAEKRYPNASIKGRMVALISAIGSQIDTNKTLAKGVLALMNNGVTPVALHSSLRNVNVQFVVGDKEYQHAICALHDEFFQSSSVAKSVNVA; this comes from the coding sequence GCATTTGATGCTGTTCTCGACAATATTATTCTTCGTCCCAAAACACCATACAATCGTATTTTTGTCGTATCTGCATACGGTGGTATGACCGATGCGCTGCTCGAGTGTAAAAAAACCAGTAAACCAGGCGTTTATCAGCTTATCGCGAAACGCGACGACAAATGGGAAGAAGCGTTAGCGTACGTTGAAAGCCGTATGTTGCTGACCAATGAAAATATTTTTGCGGACCCAATGAATCGTATCCGTGCGGATAAATTCATTCGCTCCCGCATTGCTGAAGCGAAAAACTGTATCGCGAATATTTTAGAAACCTGTCAGTACGGTCAATTTTCGTTGCGCCAGTACTTGCCTCAAATTCGAGAGTTTCTCTCGTCTATCGGTGAGGCACATAGTGCTTACAACACAGCACTAAAACTAAAAAATATGGGTATTAACGCTAAGTTCGTTGACCTGTCTGGTTGGGATAATCAAGCGCCAAGAAGCCTTGATGAGTCGATCAGTGACGCGTTTGCTGATATCGATGTATCAAAAGAACTGCCAATCGTGACAGGTTATGCTTACTGTAAAGAGGGCCTAATGCACACTTATGACCGAGGTTATAGTGAGATGACATTTAGCCGAATTGCAGCAATAACAAAAGCGGATTTAGCAGTAATTCACAAAGAGTACCACTTGAGCTCAGCAGACCCACGCGTTGTTGGCCCTGAAAAAGTATTACCAATTGGTAGTACAAACTATGACGTAGCAGACCAACTTGCTAACCTTGGCATGGAAGCGATTCACCCAAATGCCGCTGCGGGTTTACGTGAAAGTGGTATTGAGCTACAGATTAAAAATACATTCGAACCTGAACACGAAGGTACTTTGATCTCTTCAAGCTACCGCCCAGAAGAAGACAAAGTCGAGATCATCGCAGGTAAAGAAAAAGTATTTGCACTGCATTTGTTTGACCAAGCAATGGTAGGAAAAGCCGATAACGTTAGTTACGAATTGATGGAAATCATCTCCGATGCTCGTGTAAGTTTGGTTGGTAAAGAGATGAACGCTAACTCTATTACTTACTATCTAGGTGGCAGTACTGATAGCTTAAACAAAGTATTGTATAAAGCCGAGAAACGTTATCCGAATGCCTCGATTAAAGGTCGTATGGTCGCGCTTATCTCAGCCATCGGTTCTCAAATTGATACCAACAAGACGTTGGCGAAAGGTGTGCTTGCATTGATGAATAATGGCGTTACGCCAGTTGCACTGCACTCATCATTGAGAAATGTAAATGTTCAATTTGTTGTCGGTGATAAGGAATACCAGCACGCGATTTGCGCATTGCATGATGAGTTTTTCCAAAGTAGCAGTGTAGCTAAATCGGTTAATGTGGCTTAG